The proteins below are encoded in one region of Gallus gallus isolate bGalGal1 chromosome 12, bGalGal1.mat.broiler.GRCg7b, whole genome shotgun sequence:
- the TSEN2 gene encoding tRNA-splicing endonuclease subunit Sen2 isoform X1 has protein sequence MAEAAFHPPRRKRRVFECYQAPFPVGPGAGDFRMCRADMVNNCVVVRSPEDMDQLYNKGYFGKGILSRSRPVYSVSDPSLVSKWQGANLNVPIITSKKYQQRVQWAKSALQEQGFDGCSVTKILENYTRPLEFPFLEKGGAEQTGDSCDTMCPNTENTELSGQSSTDTGNIATSSPECQKEVCQKAYAEGDPASDSMVGSKEQEPADVKETAQTSCQMHGSCMHCGCKAKGGPDRESCNMAKSRECAPEYVLVQEEEESSLCPEEGSAREQENFVKKEKLVCRRNPFRIFEYLQLSLEEAFFLVYALGCLTVYYGEEPLTILKLWEIFSEVKPSFKTTYMAYHYFRSKGWVPKVGLKYGTDLLLYRKGPPFYHASYSVIAELVDDNFEGSLRRPLSWMSLSGLNRTTVSASKELLLCYLIKPSDMTEEEMATPECLKRIKVQELIVTRWVSSRERSEQDDL, from the exons ATGGCCGAAGCAGCTTTCCATCCCCcgagaaggaaaagaagggtgTTTGAGTGCTACCAGGCGCCCTTCCCTGTGGGCCCCGGCGCGGGGGATTTCAGGATGTGCCGGGCTGACATGGTCAACAACTGCGTCGTGGTGAGGAGCCCCGAGGACATGGATCAGCTGTACAACAAG GGCTATTTTGGAAAAGGCATTCTTTCAAGAAGTCGACCAGTGTACAGCGTTTCTGATCCTTCGCTGGTTTCCAAATGGCAAG GTGCCAACCTAAACGTGCCTATAATCACATCAAAAAA GTACCAGCAGCGTGTTCAGTGGGCTAAAAGTGCTTTGCAAGAGCAAGGATTTGATGGCTGCTCTGTGACCAAAATTCTGGAGAATTACACTAGGCCTCTTGAGTTTCCATTTCTGGAAAAGGGTGGAGCTGAACAAACTGGTGATAGCTGCGATACAATGTGcccaaacacagaaaatacagaacttTCCGGGCAGTCTTCTACAGATACTGGAAACATAGCGACTTCGAGTCCTGAGTGTCAGAAGGAAGTCTGCCAGAAAGCCTATGCAGAAGGAGATCCGGCTTCTGATTCCATGGTTGGCTCTAAAGAACAGGAGCCTGCTGATGTGAAAGAGACAGCCCAAACATCCTGCCAGATGCATGGTTCTTGTATGCATTGCGGCTGCAAGGCTAAGGGGGGCCCCGACCGAGAATCGTGCAACATGGCCAAGTCAAGAGAGTGTGCTCCAGAATATGTGCTTGtgcaagaagaagaagaaagtagcTTATGTCCTGAAGAGGGCTCTGCTCGTGAGCAAGAAAAT TTTGTCAAGAAGGAAAAACTAGTCTGCAGAAGAAATCCATTTAGGATTTTTGAATATTTACAACTCAGCTTGGAAGAG GCCTTTTTCTTGGTGTACGCTCTGGGATGCTTAACTGTTTATTATGGTGAG GAGCCCTTAACTATTTTGAAGCTATGGGAAATTTTCAGCGAAGTGAAGCCTAGTTTTAAAACTACTTACATGGCGTATCATTACTTCCGCAGCAAGGGTTGGGTCCCCAAGGTTGGACTGAAGTATGGAACTGATCTCC tgCTGTATCGAAAGGGCCCTCCCTTCTATCACGCAAG ttaCTCTGTCATTGCTGAATTAGTTGATGACAATTTTGAAGGTTCTCTTCGCAGACCACTGAGCTGGATGTCCTTGTCTGGCTTGAACAGAACAACTGTTAGTGCTTCTAAG GAACTTCTGTTATGCTATTTGATTAAACCATCTGATATGACTGAAGAAGAGATGGCCACACCAGAATGTTTGAAAAGAATTAAGGTTCAG gAACTGATTGTAACTCGTTGGGTGTCTTCCCGTGAGCGCAGTGAGCAAGATGACCTTTAA
- the MKRN2OS gene encoding MKRN2 opposite strand protein produces MEEAAILRVRHCGAAIFCRRAPPLCPACGRPLRGAGLRSAPVRLPCPFRHGHRQPRAFLLRPSAGSFLGEYDGNSDLHVGISSTQGVVYNYNEEGIHRDGTGWEQCISVPLVQPDMFELLQQWDHLLEEFSMREEWLPHRYEEHDHNCYTYALAFINSVLTAQGKQQMSKSEFTEKFVIPQTKNASKYITVHQELTTKDFYIVPLPDQEKQC; encoded by the exons ATGGAGGAGGCCGCCATCCTGCGCGTGCGGCACTGCGGCGCCGCCATCTTCTGCCGCCGCGCGCCCCCGCTCTGCCCCGCCTGCGGCCGCCCCCTGCGCGGCGCCGGGCTGCGCTCGGCCCCCGTGCGCCTGCCCTGCCCCTTCCGCCACGGGCACCGGCAGCCCCGCGCGTTCCTGCTGCGGCCCTCCGCCGGCAGCTTCCTGGG agaatacGACGGGAACTCTGATCTCCACGTCGGAATATCCAGCACTCAGG GAGTGGTGTATAATTACAATGAAGAGGGCATTCACAGAGATGGAACCGGATGGGAGCAGTGCATTAGTGTCCCACTAGTACAGCCAGATATGTTTGAGCTTCTTCAGCAGTGGGATCACCTCCTAGAGGAATTTTCTATGAGAGAGGAGTGGCTTCCTCACAG gtaTGAAGAACATGACCACAACTGCTACACGTATGCACTAGCATTCATTAACAGTGTACTGACTGCACaaggaaagcagcaaatgaGTAAAAGTGAATTTACAGAGAAGTTTGTGATTCCACAGACAAAGAATGCTTCTAAGTATATTACTGTTCATCAGGAGCTAACTACTAAAGACTTCTACATTGTACCCCTTCCTGATcaagaaaaacagtgctga